TTCATCGTTACTCGCTTCCATGTGAGCTATACTGCTCCTTTTTATGCCCAGTCCCGTGTCTTGCTGGTTTTGAATGGTTAGTTTGTGGGTGGAATTTTGCCATGTCGTTATTCCTGCGTCAGTGGAGAATTTGTGTAAAGACTCACCGTTAATAGGAGGCCAAGGAACCTTAATTAGAAATGGCGATTTCTTTGCTAGATTTTGTTATGCCAAACGGGGGCGGGAATAGCACTTTAGGTGTAAGATCCACCGAAGCTAATGAGTGGAGGTATATGTATTAACAGGGCATCGTTGCGGAGCTTGAACTGGCTTTGCTAGGTCCTTGATCCGGCAAAGCCACCGGAGCTAGGAGACATGGCTATAGAAGTGGGGATCAATGGAAGTAGAATAATATTCAGATACCTTGAGCTGATAGGTTTCGGGTTCCCATTGAGAAACTTGGAATGATGATTAGTTTCTATTTTTCTTTAGGTCAGCTTCAATCCAATTGCTGAAGCAGTTTTATTTGATATAATGGTGATCAATTGTCCAATTACCTTTTGTGCAGTCCCTGACACCTGAATCCTTCATAGATCACTTATACCTTCAGCCCAACATAAACCGGCAACCATCGTATTGCCACCAATTGATGAACAGCTTAGAAACCAAGAATTTCCTGCACTAGGCTCCAATTGCAAACTCACCCAGACTTGATGAGCATTTGTTGGGTCTGCTAAAGGTTTTATTCCATCCGATCGCTTGATTAGCAGAAATGCAAACTATATGAGCCTTGTGAGTCTGCCTTACAATCTCTACCATCTCTGCAAAAAAATAGATATTTTTCCACTAAACCATTTCTTTTAGCACAAGGAAACCCAAATTTGTAGAAACAAAACATAAGGGTTCTGAGGTCTTGATACAAAAGCTTCTCGAGTAAGAACAGCAGAGGTTTCACTCAAACTAAACCCCATGACCTAGCACCTAGCAGAACGGAGCGAATATAAAGTTGCCACTAAAGTGCCTAGCTTGTGTGGTACTCAACTTTCGAGAACTTATATTCTAAGATATGCAGCTCTCCTACGTGTTCTTAAGAAAGTAACGATTCAATCCTCTTGGATAGAAAACAGAATACATGCACATAGTTCCAGATGAGACTACCACGGATGTAGAACTGTAGTTTTATGGGTTTGTTTTTTGGCCATCTATAATCATTTGTTCATTCTTTATTTGAAATGTATAATTCCATCCTTGTGGAGCAAGGTTAGCCGCATTAAATTTTTCCGTCGAATCTGTTTATATATCTAACGCTCTTTTGTTTGCGACCTCTGAAGATTGTTGCTGGAGTGAAATTAATCTAGGTGCTGGTGGGAATGGCAAGTACAGCATGCTTTGTGATTGTCAGTAAGAATGACATACCAATATATGAGGCAGAAGTTGGATCTGCACCAAAAGTGTGTATCTTGGACTTCATTTCCTTCCTATACATTGGGTTCACATTACACTTAGTGATATGGCTATATCTATAGCATTTCATTTTTGTTTGTGACATGAACCATTTTGTTTTGTTGATATGGCTAACTGTTTTGTGGAGTAGTTTACTTCTCTAACATTTCTTTTGTTTAAACCAAAGTTCTAGTGTGTATTACTGTAGATAGATGTGTAGAATTGTAGTTTCACTTTGGATCCTTATGGCAGggtttttctttcctttctgaAGCAACATATCCATATGAATTAATAAGATGTATGTGTCTGTGGCAGAAAGAAGATCTGTCTTATCACCACCAGTTTATCCTGCATGCCGCGTTAGATGTTGTTCAGGACCTAGCATGGACCACAAATGCAATGTGAGTATTTTATTGGCTGTGTATTTTGATGTAGGATGTGGACGTCACCCAAAGTTATCCATCTAACATTTTATCTATTGTTTACCTCACCTAGAAACTCATAGTCTTTTACATTCCTTTTGTCAGGTTCCTGAAGTCTGTTGATAGATTCAATGACCTTGTGGTGTCTGTTTATGTAACTGCAGGTCATATCCTTCAAAAAAGTGACAGTGACAGTCCTTTTGTTGTTTTACATGACATTGACTATATATCATTATCTCGTTTTTTCAAAGCTTGATCATAATGGTGTTATTGTTTCTTTAACTGCTAATATGACACATACCAGATTCATGTTGCTTCATGACTCACGTAGTGAAGATGGAATAAAAAGCTTTTTTCAGGAGGTCCATGAACTTTACATCAAGGTAAGATAATCATTGGTCATCTACAGTAAGGAGAATTCCCCCACTGTATTCTAGATTCTTAAGTGCTGGACCATACTGTCTATCCATGAACATGGTATTCAATTCTGATGCCTCTATTTATCTTGTTTTTTGTGGCGGATATCATTTTCAACAGTAGCTTGTCATCTTTTGTGATTCTCTTTATCTGAATTTTCC
The sequence above is drawn from the Panicum hallii strain FIL2 chromosome 7, PHallii_v3.1, whole genome shotgun sequence genome and encodes:
- the LOC112898933 gene encoding trafficking protein particle complex subunit 2-like; the encoded protein is MASTACFVIVSKNDIPIYEAEVGSAPKKEDLSYHHQFILHAALDVVQDLAWTTNAMFLKSVDRFNDLVVSVYVTAGHTRFMLLHDSRSEDGIKSFFQEVHELYIKIFLNPLYLPGSRITSSHFDTKVRALARKYL